In the Leptospira semungkisensis genome, one interval contains:
- a CDS encoding rhomboid family intramembrane serine protease, with protein MASFSSGFGIQTTSIVRRLLFLNFGIFAAEFILKLAFPELVLRLLEIFGLVPELVLRKFFFWQIFTYGFFHHPTAIFHLLFSMLSLWMFGSSLESHWGSKNFLKYYMFCIFGGGVAPVIAYLMGFPQGVVLGLLAPLAGLLVAFALIWPNREIYFWGIFPIKAKYLVIIFLLILAVSGLSAGVPVATELGGMAAGGLYFLYYTKLKYRFGISLPSFSFSRWRQKRKMNRWQEEMKNREKAKEEVDRLLEKISKEGMNSLNRKEKKFLKDASTKYYDPGE; from the coding sequence ATGGCGTCTTTCTCTAGCGGATTCGGGATCCAGACCACTTCTATAGTGCGCAGGCTTTTGTTTTTGAATTTCGGGATCTTCGCCGCAGAATTCATCCTGAAACTTGCTTTTCCCGAATTAGTGCTTAGGCTCTTAGAGATCTTCGGGCTCGTTCCGGAGTTAGTGCTCAGAAAGTTCTTTTTCTGGCAGATCTTCACGTACGGATTCTTTCATCATCCCACTGCAATCTTTCATCTTCTATTTAGCATGCTCTCTCTTTGGATGTTCGGCTCTAGCCTCGAGTCTCATTGGGGAAGTAAGAATTTTCTAAAATACTATATGTTCTGTATCTTTGGCGGAGGAGTCGCACCAGTTATCGCTTATCTGATGGGATTCCCACAGGGAGTCGTTCTAGGACTGCTTGCACCTCTAGCAGGACTCTTGGTCGCATTCGCATTGATCTGGCCGAATAGAGAGATCTATTTCTGGGGAATTTTTCCGATCAAGGCAAAGTATCTGGTGATCATCTTCTTATTGATCCTTGCTGTTTCCGGACTCAGCGCAGGAGTTCCTGTCGCAACCGAGTTAGGAGGAATGGCAGCCGGAGGATTGTATTTCTTATATTATACTAAGTTAAAGTATAGATTCGGGATCAGCCTTCCTAGTTTTTCCTTCTCTCGCTGGAGACAGAAAAGAAAGATGAATCGCTGGCAAGAAGAGATGAAGAATCGCGAAAAAGCCAAAGAAGAAGTGGATCGCCTCTTAGAAAAGATCTCTAAGGAAGGAATGAACTCTTTAAATCGGAAAGAGAAGAAATTCCTAAAGGACGCCTCTACTAAGTATTACGATCCGGGCGAATAA
- a CDS encoding MBL fold metallo-hydrolase: protein MEIFLYGVRGSIPSPLSNQEYKEKVISILRLAAKSEGKAYTSPEEWFDHLPEPLNYVVGGNTTCVRIRSSTGAELIVDLGTGARVLGEDLDREKFGKGQGEASVFFTHTHWDHIHGIPFFKPLYIPGNKFVFHSPLADLPERLKYQQDPRFFPIHFDHFGSERSFHHLKKGENLEIGGVKIEWLPLKHPGGSIAYKFTEAGKSFIFATDAEYNGEDFPLIQEQKPFFQGADLLVLDAQYTLDESFQKFDWGHTAYTMAVNCASSWEVKTLALTHHEPAYSDEILAIILDDAKTHAENLGAKDLSIVLAREGMKFELV, encoded by the coding sequence ATGGAAATTTTTTTGTATGGAGTCAGAGGTTCGATCCCTTCCCCCTTATCGAACCAGGAATACAAGGAAAAAGTAATTTCTATCCTTAGATTGGCTGCCAAATCCGAAGGAAAGGCATATACTTCTCCGGAAGAATGGTTCGATCATTTGCCGGAACCTCTAAATTATGTAGTGGGCGGAAATACTACCTGCGTTCGGATCCGATCTTCTACCGGCGCGGAATTGATCGTGGATTTGGGAACAGGAGCAAGGGTCCTGGGAGAAGATCTAGACCGAGAAAAATTCGGCAAAGGGCAAGGAGAGGCCTCCGTCTTCTTCACTCATACTCATTGGGATCATATTCATGGGATCCCTTTTTTCAAGCCTCTCTATATTCCCGGAAATAAATTCGTATTCCATTCCCCGCTTGCAGATCTTCCAGAAAGATTGAAATACCAGCAAGATCCTAGATTCTTTCCCATCCATTTCGATCATTTTGGTTCCGAGAGAAGTTTTCATCATTTGAAGAAGGGAGAAAATCTGGAGATCGGAGGAGTGAAAATAGAATGGCTTCCTCTCAAACATCCGGGAGGCTCCATCGCCTATAAATTCACGGAGGCCGGCAAAAGTTTTATTTTCGCCACCGACGCAGAATACAATGGGGAAGATTTTCCTTTGATCCAGGAACAGAAACCTTTCTTTCAAGGAGCGGATCTTTTGGTTTTGGATGCGCAGTACACCTTGGACGAATCCTTTCAAAAATTCGATTGGGGTCATACTGCCTACACGATGGCAGTCAACTGCGCTTCTTCCTGGGAAGTGAAAACCTTGGCTTTGACCCACCATGAACCAGCGTATTCGGACGAAATTTTAGCCATCATCTTGGATGACGCCAAAACCCATGCTGAGAATCTTGGAGCTAAGGACCTTTCCATCGTCCTGGCTAGAGAAGGAATGAAATTCGAACTTGTATGA
- a CDS encoding penicillin-binding protein 1A: protein MNLFSNGIHWAVKALLGLALFGGLLFGYILSEVDEGGELAILASYQPTTPTRLYDNNGIVFAELYRHKQQLLKYQDIPPHVVQAFLSVEDNNFFNHFGIDFSAIMRAAVVNVISGRIKQGGSTLTQQLAKTVLNNRKKSFIRKFVEALFTLQIEQEYSKEEILEIYFNLIYLGHGTTGLASAADVYFHKDVSDLDVAEAALLARLPKAPVDYSPYKNPAASKRAHLEVLKLMAGQGFVPTEKVQGIHDDFWEKYWPIVITQSPSQSTWGTKLNRAPHFTEFVRQRLLKELGEERIYSGGLKIYTTLDVNKQEIAQDELRKALKKHDDLVSGVTVNYAGGADRGLVGIYGFLGSLFPLAPTFVSRLDDKANFRVALEKELIDAADVLSLLTPADNESAAFTEFQKRSAVFGKNLHVEGAAITMDHTNGYIQTMVGGYEFTPKNQFNRAVQARRQTGSSFKPFVYGAAISERVVGSGTGIMDAPLTTLTEEGEGWSPQDFDGDFQGMVPLSRALSMSLNIVSVQVFLRTGADAIIDFASRLTKADKSRFPASPALALGIAELTPYEMAVGYSIIANKGRNVIPIAVRYVIDQSGNVIYNEESVARAELDREREDGSIQVITEGTAYILRKMLTMVAMGGTAANGLHSPDQGNYRGVAAGKTGSTSSFTNAWYCGFDPKLTTVIWLGFDKSSISLGRGQAAGVLAVPIWGKMYRRFYNGENYPEFGDEHGNDPMPDEVQSGGTCAYNGLSPKPGVCPLTQNLTLKPITVAGVTKSVQPNRQCDGDRDHHKSIDFREFLQLEYQISDEEIGKTERKFKPKTD, encoded by the coding sequence ATGAATCTATTTAGCAACGGAATTCACTGGGCAGTTAAAGCGCTCTTAGGACTCGCATTATTTGGGGGTTTGCTTTTCGGTTACATTCTTTCGGAAGTGGACGAAGGGGGAGAGCTTGCAATTCTTGCTTCTTATCAGCCGACCACTCCTACTCGTCTTTATGATAATAACGGGATCGTATTTGCTGAGCTGTATCGCCACAAGCAGCAGCTTTTAAAATACCAGGACATTCCTCCTCATGTAGTCCAGGCCTTCCTTTCTGTGGAGGATAATAATTTCTTCAATCACTTCGGGATAGATTTTTCTGCGATCATGAGAGCTGCAGTGGTGAACGTGATCTCCGGAAGGATCAAACAGGGTGGTTCCACTCTTACCCAGCAGTTGGCTAAGACCGTACTGAACAATAGAAAGAAATCATTCATACGTAAATTCGTAGAAGCACTATTCACTCTGCAGATAGAGCAGGAATATTCCAAAGAAGAGATCCTCGAAATTTATTTTAATCTAATATACTTGGGACATGGAACGACTGGACTCGCTTCTGCGGCGGACGTTTACTTCCATAAGGATGTTTCGGATCTGGATGTTGCAGAGGCTGCACTTCTTGCCAGATTGCCCAAGGCTCCTGTAGATTATTCCCCTTACAAGAATCCTGCGGCTTCTAAGAGAGCACATTTAGAAGTTCTAAAGCTTATGGCCGGCCAAGGTTTCGTTCCCACAGAAAAGGTCCAAGGGATTCATGACGATTTTTGGGAGAAGTACTGGCCGATCGTAATCACTCAGTCTCCTTCTCAATCTACCTGGGGAACTAAGCTGAACCGTGCTCCTCATTTTACTGAATTCGTAAGACAACGTTTATTAAAAGAATTGGGCGAAGAAAGGATCTATAGCGGCGGCTTAAAGATTTACACTACTCTGGATGTGAATAAGCAAGAGATCGCCCAAGACGAATTGCGTAAAGCTCTCAAAAAACATGATGATCTAGTTTCAGGTGTTACCGTGAACTATGCGGGTGGCGCGGACAGAGGCCTTGTCGGGATTTACGGGTTTTTAGGTTCCTTATTTCCATTGGCTCCAACTTTCGTGAGCCGTTTGGATGATAAGGCAAACTTCAGAGTGGCTTTAGAAAAAGAGCTAATCGATGCGGCCGACGTATTGAGCCTTTTGACTCCTGCGGACAATGAATCCGCTGCTTTCACTGAATTCCAAAAAAGATCCGCAGTCTTCGGCAAGAACTTACACGTAGAAGGCGCTGCCATCACCATGGATCATACCAACGGGTATATCCAAACGATGGTGGGTGGTTATGAATTCACTCCTAAGAACCAGTTTAACAGAGCGGTGCAAGCTCGAAGACAAACTGGATCTTCTTTCAAGCCGTTCGTATACGGTGCTGCAATTTCCGAAAGAGTAGTCGGTTCCGGAACTGGGATCATGGATGCTCCTCTTACTACATTGACGGAAGAAGGAGAGGGTTGGTCTCCTCAGGATTTCGATGGAGACTTCCAGGGAATGGTGCCATTGTCCAGGGCTCTTTCTATGTCCTTGAACATAGTTTCCGTGCAGGTCTTTCTTCGCACTGGCGCCGATGCAATTATCGATTTTGCATCTCGCTTAACCAAGGCTGATAAGAGTAGATTTCCTGCGAGTCCTGCTCTTGCTCTCGGAATTGCGGAACTTACTCCTTACGAAATGGCAGTGGGTTATTCCATCATCGCAAATAAGGGAAGGAATGTGATCCCGATCGCAGTCCGTTATGTGATCGATCAATCCGGAAACGTAATCTATAATGAAGAGTCTGTTGCTCGTGCAGAATTAGATCGGGAAAGAGAAGACGGTTCTATCCAAGTCATTACGGAAGGAACAGCATACATTCTTCGTAAGATGCTTACCATGGTTGCCATGGGAGGAACTGCAGCGAACGGTCTTCATAGTCCTGACCAAGGAAATTATAGGGGAGTCGCTGCCGGAAAGACCGGATCCACTTCTTCTTTTACGAATGCATGGTATTGTGGATTCGATCCTAAGCTGACTACGGTGATCTGGTTGGGCTTTGATAAGAGTTCCATCTCTCTCGGAAGAGGGCAGGCAGCAGGAGTTCTTGCGGTTCCTATCTGGGGAAAAATGTACCGTCGTTTTTATAATGGGGAAAATTATCCAGAGTTCGGGGACGAACATGGAAACGATCCGATGCCGGACGAAGTGCAAAGCGGAGGCACCTGTGCCTATAATGGATTGTCTCCTAAGCCGGGAGTTTGTCCTCTTACCCAGAATCTTACCTTGAAGCCGATCACTGTTGCAGGGGTCACTAAGTCAGTACAACCGAATCGTCAATGCGATGGAGACAGGGACCATCATAAGTCCATAGACTTCCGTGAATTCCTGCAGTTGGAATATCAGATCAGCGACGAAGAGATCGGAAAAACGGAACGCAAGTTTAAGCCTAAGACGGATTGA
- a CDS encoding SGNH/GDSL hydrolase family protein, producing the protein MNIDCINKKDLFSNQHSDSGLYLRATGKFIALFLVAFLSFCTSPGEKDSKNNKLYKPTFALFGDSISAFWPVEDQFSDFQTYKVAFPVRSTIEIQSAAINNTGHYRVCMLNGGVNDFLSNYEPTWEEVQTTVDRQVQTIGILRSHCDYIIALNTWNVKLPWPVEAASMINTEMKAKVNFVPRVDPEDLIHPEMLLDGGHLTPEGYGILSERVRNYLKLTLPEFWLEYM; encoded by the coding sequence ATGAATATAGATTGTATAAATAAAAAAGATCTATTCTCGAATCAACATTCGGACTCCGGTCTCTATTTGCGAGCCACAGGAAAATTTATCGCCTTATTCCTTGTGGCCTTTCTATCTTTTTGCACCAGCCCTGGTGAAAAGGATTCTAAGAATAACAAATTATATAAACCGACCTTCGCATTATTCGGGGATAGCATTTCCGCCTTTTGGCCGGTGGAAGATCAGTTTTCCGATTTTCAAACGTATAAGGTGGCCTTCCCTGTTCGAAGCACGATAGAGATCCAAAGCGCTGCTATCAACAATACCGGTCATTATCGGGTATGTATGTTGAACGGGGGAGTAAACGATTTCCTGAGCAATTACGAACCTACTTGGGAAGAAGTCCAGACAACGGTCGATCGCCAGGTCCAAACGATAGGAATTCTAAGAAGCCACTGCGATTATATCATCGCTCTAAACACTTGGAACGTCAAGCTTCCTTGGCCGGTAGAGGCCGCTAGCATGATCAATACTGAAATGAAGGCAAAGGTAAATTTTGTTCCTAGAGTTGATCCGGAAGATCTGATCCATCCTGAAATGCTTTTGGACGGAGGACATTTGACTCCGGAAGGTTACGGAATTCTTTCGGAACGTGTCCGCAATTATCTGAAGCTGACATTGCCCGAGTTCTGGTTGGAATATATGTAG
- the lpdA gene encoding dihydrolipoyl dehydrogenase, with amino-acid sequence MAEQYDVLVIGSGPGGYVNAIRSAQLGLKTGIIEKRKTLGGTCLNVGCIPSKALLDSSEEYHKILHKADVHGIGVGKVTLDLNKLMERKNGVVKEVTDGVDYLMKKNKITRYEGFGKLLGGGQVEVALVDGKKEVLSAKHIVLATGSVPIDIPGLPMDGKTIITSDHAIDLRSIPKKLVIIGAGVIGLELGSVWARLGSEVTVVELLPGIIPNVDRSFGSLIQRSLESQGFNFLFEHKVLGATTSKTGAKVKIAAPDGKESELDADVVLVAVGRRPFIDGIGLDAAGVELTERKRIKVDSHFRTNVPGIYAIGDVIDGPMLAHKAEEEGVALAELIAGQSGHVNYNAVPFIIYIWPEMAWVGKGEEELKAAGIEYKVGKSLFKPNARAKAMNEAEGQVKILADKKTDKVLGALVFGPRASDMIAELAVAVEFGASAEDLARSFHAHPTLAEVVKEAAMAVDKWAIHA; translated from the coding sequence ATGGCGGAACAATACGACGTATTAGTGATCGGATCGGGCCCTGGAGGCTATGTAAACGCGATCCGTTCAGCGCAACTCGGTCTTAAGACCGGGATCATCGAGAAAAGAAAAACCTTGGGAGGAACCTGCTTGAACGTAGGTTGCATCCCTTCCAAGGCTCTTTTGGATTCTTCTGAAGAATATCATAAGATACTTCATAAGGCAGACGTTCATGGGATCGGAGTTGGAAAAGTTACCCTCGACCTGAACAAGCTTATGGAGCGCAAGAATGGAGTAGTGAAGGAAGTCACCGACGGTGTAGACTACCTCATGAAAAAGAACAAGATCACTCGCTACGAGGGTTTTGGAAAATTACTCGGAGGCGGCCAGGTAGAAGTCGCTTTGGTCGACGGTAAGAAAGAAGTCCTTTCTGCGAAGCATATCGTTCTCGCAACCGGTTCCGTTCCGATCGATATTCCTGGTCTTCCAATGGATGGAAAGACGATCATCACTTCCGACCATGCGATCGATCTGAGAAGTATTCCTAAGAAACTTGTTATTATAGGTGCAGGTGTGATCGGTCTGGAATTGGGTTCCGTATGGGCTCGTCTGGGTTCCGAGGTCACAGTTGTGGAACTTCTTCCAGGCATTATTCCCAACGTGGATCGCTCTTTTGGAAGTTTGATCCAGAGAAGTTTAGAATCACAAGGGTTCAATTTCCTCTTCGAGCATAAGGTTTTGGGAGCAACTACTTCCAAAACAGGCGCAAAAGTGAAGATTGCAGCTCCGGACGGCAAAGAATCCGAGCTAGACGCTGATGTTGTTTTAGTCGCTGTGGGCCGCAGACCATTTATTGATGGGATCGGTTTGGATGCAGCGGGGGTCGAATTAACAGAGAGAAAAAGGATCAAGGTGGATTCTCATTTCCGCACAAACGTTCCTGGCATCTATGCGATCGGTGATGTGATCGACGGACCTATGCTTGCTCATAAGGCCGAAGAAGAAGGCGTTGCTCTCGCGGAACTTATCGCAGGCCAATCCGGACATGTGAACTACAATGCTGTTCCTTTCATCATCTATATCTGGCCTGAGATGGCTTGGGTAGGCAAGGGCGAAGAAGAGCTCAAGGCTGCCGGTATAGAATACAAAGTTGGTAAGTCATTATTTAAGCCGAACGCGAGAGCTAAGGCAATGAACGAAGCGGAAGGCCAAGTTAAAATTTTAGCCGATAAGAAAACTGATAAAGTATTGGGAGCTTTGGTATTCGGACCAAGAGCATCTGATATGATTGCAGAGCTTGCGGTCGCAGTGGAGTTCGGAGCCTCGGCAGAAGATCTTGCCCGTTCCTTCCATGCTCACCCGACACTGGCTGAAGTTGTAAAAGAGGCGGCGATGGCCGTCGATAAATGGGCGATTCACGCCTAA
- the odhB gene encoding 2-oxoglutarate dehydrogenase complex dihydrolipoyllysine-residue succinyltransferase produces the protein MSIEIKVPEMGESITEATIANWVKKEGERVEQDEVLVELETDKVTMEVPAPSAGVLQKINKKPGETVKIKEVIGLIDPSATAAKSTPTTSSTPSSTNTAPTNTSSQAQNDTLPPAVRKLIDDNGLNPASISGSGKNGQITKEDVLNAIANKQSAPAVSAAPAVAKSAPSPEIPKAVPAASRGNLPRENIVPMTKLRQTIANRLVSAQHNAAHLTTFNEVDMSAVMDLRNKYKDKFKDAHNVGLGFMSFFTKAVIGALKHVPAINAEIRGTDLVYKNYYDIGVAVGGPKGLVVPIVRDSDLLTFAQIESEIVRLANKVKDGKIDLSDMEGGTFTISNGGIYGSMMSTPILNPPQSGILGLHNIVKRAVVVNDQIVIRPMMYVALSYDHRVVDGKEAVTFLVKVKEAIEDPTRLLLDV, from the coding sequence ATGTCGATAGAGATCAAGGTTCCCGAAATGGGTGAATCCATTACGGAAGCAACAATAGCAAACTGGGTTAAAAAAGAAGGCGAACGAGTAGAACAGGACGAGGTCCTGGTGGAATTGGAAACCGACAAGGTGACCATGGAGGTACCGGCCCCCTCGGCGGGTGTTCTCCAAAAAATTAACAAGAAGCCGGGGGAGACGGTCAAGATCAAAGAAGTAATCGGTCTGATCGATCCATCCGCTACTGCAGCAAAAAGCACTCCTACTACTTCCAGCACTCCTTCCTCAACGAATACAGCACCAACTAACACAAGCAGCCAGGCGCAGAACGATACACTTCCTCCTGCTGTTCGAAAATTGATAGATGATAACGGATTAAATCCTGCTTCTATTTCTGGCTCCGGTAAGAACGGACAAATCACGAAAGAAGATGTGTTAAACGCAATCGCAAATAAACAATCTGCACCTGCGGTTTCCGCAGCACCTGCAGTCGCTAAGTCCGCACCTTCTCCTGAAATTCCTAAAGCGGTACCTGCTGCTTCTAGAGGAAATCTTCCAAGAGAAAATATAGTTCCTATGACCAAACTGCGCCAGACGATCGCGAATCGTTTGGTTTCAGCACAGCATAACGCGGCTCACCTCACTACTTTTAATGAAGTAGATATGAGTGCGGTCATGGATCTTCGTAATAAGTACAAAGACAAGTTCAAAGACGCTCATAACGTAGGTCTGGGATTCATGAGCTTCTTCACCAAGGCGGTGATTGGAGCGCTTAAGCATGTTCCTGCGATCAATGCGGAGATCAGAGGAACAGATCTGGTCTATAAGAATTATTATGATATAGGCGTTGCTGTCGGTGGTCCTAAGGGACTCGTTGTTCCTATCGTTAGGGATTCCGATCTTTTGACTTTTGCTCAGATTGAATCCGAGATCGTAAGGCTCGCGAACAAGGTGAAGGATGGAAAGATCGACCTCTCCGATATGGAAGGTGGAACCTTTACGATCTCTAACGGAGGGATCTACGGTTCTATGATGTCTACTCCTATCCTCAATCCTCCTCAGAGCGGTATCTTAGGACTTCATAATATCGTAAAACGTGCAGTAGTAGTGAACGATCAGATCGTGATCCGACCTATGATGTATGTGGCTCTTTCTTATGACCATAGGGTCGTGGACGGAAAAGAAGCAGTTACCTTCCTCGTGAAAGTAAAAGAAGCGATCGAAGATCCGACTCGCCTTCTTTTGGATGTTTAA
- a CDS encoding 2-oxoglutarate dehydrogenase E1 component → MKIEQLMALYGENGALLEELYEKFKKDPNSLDREWSLFFQEVETNGVSSQNGSNGNGNGNGKGAVSTSFTDAQAGSIREMGIINLLNAYRRQGHLAANLDPLGIFKPNRNFIDSKLGNLTNADLDTVVDTQNPSLARAKLRDVVSWFEKTYCSTVGYEQYYLVNDVEREWLQQQVESAEFHAPLPKSIRLRLFEKLFQADHFETFLAKKYVGKKRFSLEGGESMIPMLDTIIEEAGRFKMDGLVIGMAHRGRLNVLVNVIEKPASLVFAEFEEKADKNAQSYADVKYHLGYSNSKMTASGKEVKLSLAFNPSHLEAVNPVVTGSVRARQEQYGDQDRAKFMPITIHGDAAFAGQGVVAETINLMNLDGYTTGGTFHIVINNQIGFTTLPNESRSTLYATDLAKGYQIPIVHVNGDDPEAVYRVTKLGMEYRQKFKKDFIIDLICYRRLGHNETDEPAFTQPKMYSIIKNHLPTAQLYEKKLVGDGDITQDELDFIKNGSTQGLEDSFQRAKEQDIKMKVDTMQGVWSKYSKEPLDSGTATTLLGEQIDRIVKAITTVPDGFTPNPKLVKLLQSRKEMAEGKIPLDYGMAEALSFGSILENGFRVRLSGQDSQRGTFSHRHAVLVDINTGDKYIGLNHISEKQAKAEVVNSSLSEFSVLGFEYGYSLSDPSALVLWEAQFGDFANNTQVIFDQFLSSSEVKWQRMSGLTVLLPHGYEGQGPEHSSGRIERFLQLCADNNMQVANCTNAAQYFHLLRRQILRNFRKPLIIFTPKSLLRFPGALSPIEDLLKGAFREVLPDSGDLKADKVEKVIFSFGKVYYDLLKYREENKVQNTALIRVEQVYPFPANAIEEVFKTYKNAKTIVWCQEEPKNQGAWTFVRDRFEDVLPSGQKLKYAGRKESASPAAGHMKVHTQQQEQLVSDAYSA, encoded by the coding sequence ATGAAAATCGAACAATTGATGGCATTATACGGAGAGAACGGGGCGCTTCTCGAAGAACTTTACGAAAAGTTTAAGAAGGATCCGAACTCTCTTGATAGAGAATGGTCCCTCTTCTTCCAAGAAGTAGAGACTAACGGAGTGTCTTCTCAGAACGGCTCCAACGGCAATGGAAATGGGAACGGAAAGGGTGCCGTTTCTACTTCTTTTACCGATGCGCAAGCCGGCTCCATCCGAGAGATGGGGATCATCAACTTACTCAACGCGTACCGCAGGCAAGGTCACTTGGCTGCAAACTTGGATCCACTTGGTATCTTTAAGCCAAACCGCAATTTTATCGATTCAAAGTTAGGCAATCTTACCAATGCAGATCTAGACACAGTAGTCGACACGCAGAATCCTTCTCTTGCAAGAGCGAAGTTGAGAGATGTGGTCTCCTGGTTCGAGAAGACTTATTGCAGCACAGTAGGATACGAGCAGTATTATTTGGTAAACGACGTGGAAAGAGAGTGGCTCCAACAGCAAGTTGAGTCCGCTGAATTCCATGCTCCTCTTCCTAAGAGCATTCGTTTGAGACTGTTTGAGAAACTCTTCCAAGCGGATCATTTCGAGACATTCCTCGCTAAGAAATATGTGGGTAAGAAACGCTTCTCCTTAGAAGGAGGAGAAAGCATGATCCCTATGCTCGATACTATTATCGAAGAAGCAGGACGTTTCAAAATGGACGGACTTGTGATCGGTATGGCGCATAGAGGTCGTTTGAACGTACTTGTGAACGTGATCGAGAAGCCCGCCTCTTTGGTATTCGCTGAATTCGAAGAGAAAGCGGATAAAAACGCTCAGAGTTATGCCGACGTAAAATATCACTTGGGTTATTCTAATAGCAAAATGACTGCTAGTGGAAAAGAAGTGAAACTTTCTCTAGCATTCAACCCGAGCCACTTGGAAGCAGTGAATCCGGTTGTAACCGGTTCCGTTCGTGCTAGACAAGAGCAGTACGGGGATCAGGATCGCGCAAAATTCATGCCGATCACCATTCATGGAGACGCAGCTTTTGCAGGACAGGGAGTTGTGGCCGAGACCATTAACTTAATGAACCTGGACGGATATACAACAGGCGGAACCTTTCACATCGTTATCAATAACCAAATCGGATTTACGACCCTTCCGAATGAATCTAGATCCACGTTATACGCAACTGACCTTGCAAAAGGATATCAGATCCCGATCGTTCACGTAAACGGAGACGATCCGGAAGCGGTGTACCGAGTTACTAAGCTCGGAATGGAATATCGTCAGAAGTTCAAGAAAGACTTTATTATAGATCTGATCTGCTATCGTAGATTGGGCCATAACGAGACCGACGAACCTGCATTCACTCAGCCTAAGATGTATTCCATCATCAAGAACCATCTTCCAACTGCTCAATTGTATGAGAAGAAGCTCGTGGGAGACGGGGACATCACCCAAGACGAACTAGATTTCATTAAGAACGGATCCACTCAAGGTCTGGAAGATTCCTTCCAAAGAGCCAAAGAGCAGGACATCAAGATGAAAGTGGACACCATGCAAGGTGTTTGGTCTAAGTATTCCAAAGAGCCTTTGGATAGCGGGACTGCCACTACTCTTCTTGGAGAGCAGATCGATCGTATCGTAAAAGCGATCACCACTGTTCCAGATGGTTTTACTCCGAATCCAAAACTCGTGAAGCTACTTCAGAGCAGAAAGGAAATGGCGGAAGGAAAAATTCCTCTGGATTATGGAATGGCAGAAGCGCTTTCTTTCGGTTCTATTCTGGAAAACGGATTTAGAGTTCGTCTTTCCGGTCAGGACAGCCAGCGCGGAACCTTCTCCCATAGACATGCGGTTCTAGTAGATATTAATACAGGCGACAAGTATATCGGTTTGAACCATATCTCTGAAAAACAAGCCAAGGCAGAAGTAGTGAACTCTTCCTTGTCTGAGTTTTCCGTCTTAGGTTTTGAATACGGATATTCTCTATCTGATCCGAGTGCTCTTGTTCTTTGGGAGGCTCAGTTCGGGGACTTCGCGAATAATACCCAAGTGATCTTTGACCAATTCCTCTCCAGCTCGGAAGTGAAATGGCAAAGGATGTCCGGTTTGACAGTTCTTCTTCCTCATGGATATGAAGGACAGGGACCTGAGCATAGCTCCGGAAGAATTGAAAGATTCCTACAGCTTTGTGCGGACAATAACATGCAGGTAGCGAACTGTACGAATGCGGCTCAATATTTCCATTTGCTCCGCAGACAAATCCTCAGAAATTTCCGTAAGCCTCTTATCATCTTCACTCCTAAATCACTACTCCGTTTCCCAGGAGCTCTTTCTCCGATCGAAGACCTTCTAAAAGGTGCGTTTAGAGAAGTTCTTCCTGATAGCGGAGATCTGAAAGCGGACAAAGTGGAGAAGGTGATCTTCAGCTTCGGAAAAGTATATTATGATCTTCTTAAATACAGAGAAGAGAATAAGGTGCAGAACACCGCTCTTATCCGTGTGGAACAAGTATATCCTTTCCCTGCGAATGCGATCGAAGAAGTGTTCAAGACTTATAAGAACGCTAAAACCATTGTTTGGTGTCAGGAAGAGCCTAAGAATCAAGGTGCTTGGACATTCGTACGAGACAGGTTCGAAGATGTACTTCCATCCGGCCAGAAGCTGAAATATGCAGGAAGAAAGGAATCTGCGAGCCCTGCCGCCGGTCACATGAAGGTGCATACTCAGCAACAAGAACAACTCGTTTCCGACGCGTATTCAGCCTAA